A single window of Microbispora hainanensis DNA harbors:
- a CDS encoding polyprenyl synthetase family protein: MAAPPVVDLPLVDERLASDLADGLAAVEKLLRSSVESEDAFVTQTSRHLIEAGGKRFRAMLVLLAAQFGNPDAPGVVPGAVVIELTHLATLYHDDVMDEAPVRRGSQSANARWDNTVAILTGDYLFAQASEILADLGPELIRIQARTFSRLVRGQIRETVGPAEGSDAIAHYISVLADKTGSLIATSGRFGAMLAGAPADVVDRLADACEAIGVAWQLGDDLIDVAALSDDSGKTPGTDLREGIRTLPVLYALASDDPADARLRTLLSGPVAEEDVEEALTLLRAHRAMDQAREELSRWIDRAKAALAGLPEIPARTALIALCDYVVERTG; this comes from the coding sequence ATGGCCGCGCCGCCCGTTGTGGACCTTCCTCTTGTAGACGAGCGGCTGGCCAGCGATCTCGCCGACGGGCTCGCGGCGGTGGAGAAGCTGCTGCGCTCGTCGGTCGAGAGTGAGGACGCCTTCGTCACCCAGACGTCCAGGCACCTCATCGAGGCGGGCGGCAAGCGGTTCCGGGCGATGCTCGTGCTGCTGGCCGCCCAGTTCGGAAACCCGGACGCCCCGGGCGTCGTGCCCGGGGCCGTCGTCATCGAGCTGACCCACCTGGCCACGCTCTACCACGACGACGTGATGGACGAGGCCCCGGTGCGCCGGGGCTCCCAGTCCGCCAACGCCCGGTGGGACAACACCGTGGCCATCCTCACCGGCGACTACCTGTTCGCCCAGGCGTCGGAGATCCTCGCCGACCTCGGCCCCGAGCTCATCCGGATCCAGGCGCGTACGTTCTCCCGCCTGGTGCGCGGGCAGATCCGCGAGACGGTCGGGCCCGCCGAGGGCAGCGACGCGATCGCCCACTACATCAGCGTGCTGGCCGACAAGACCGGCTCCCTCATCGCCACCTCGGGCCGCTTCGGGGCCATGCTGGCCGGCGCTCCCGCCGACGTGGTCGACCGGCTGGCCGACGCCTGTGAGGCGATCGGCGTGGCCTGGCAGCTCGGCGACGACCTCATCGACGTGGCCGCGCTCAGCGACGACTCGGGCAAGACCCCCGGCACCGACCTGCGCGAGGGCATCCGCACGCTCCCCGTGCTGTACGCCCTGGCCTCCGACGACCCCGCCGACGCCCGGCTGCGCACCCTGCTGTCGGGGCCCGTGGCCGAGGAGGACGTCGAGGAGGCGCTGACGCTGCTGCGCGCCCACCGGGCCATGGACCAGGCCCGCGAGGAGCTCTCCCGCTGGATCGACCGGGCCAAGGCCGCCCTCGCCGGTCTGCCCGAAATCCCCGCGCGTACGGCCCTGATCGCCCTGTGCGACTACGTCGTCGAGCGCACCGGCTGA
- a CDS encoding GNAT family N-acetyltransferase: MLHNDSGEETAHESAGDRAGGHPRVTLRRITAQDEAEFLELVRASIDLHHPWMSLPTTSEEFRAYLARFDDPRSAEGLLVCVRQTGEIAGNININSIIRGRFQCGSLGYAAFAPTAGQGYMSEGLGLVLRHAFQELRLHRLEANVQPGNHASRRLLERHGFRREGYSPEMLFIDGAWRDHERWAITSTMMGIVPDSPHPTLPAR; the protein is encoded by the coding sequence GTGTTGCACAACGACAGTGGTGAAGAGACCGCGCACGAGTCGGCGGGCGACAGGGCGGGCGGCCACCCGCGCGTGACCCTGCGCCGGATCACGGCGCAGGACGAGGCCGAGTTCCTCGAACTGGTGCGAGCGAGCATCGACCTCCACCATCCGTGGATGTCCCTGCCCACCACGAGCGAGGAGTTCCGGGCCTATCTGGCCCGATTCGACGATCCCCGGTCCGCCGAGGGCCTGCTGGTCTGCGTACGGCAGACCGGTGAGATCGCGGGGAACATCAACATCAACAGCATCATCCGGGGACGCTTCCAGTGCGGCTCCCTCGGATACGCGGCCTTCGCGCCCACCGCAGGCCAGGGATACATGTCCGAAGGTCTCGGCCTGGTGCTGCGTCACGCCTTCCAGGAGTTGCGGCTCCACCGGCTGGAGGCCAATGTCCAGCCGGGCAACCACGCCTCCCGAAGGCTGCTCGAACGGCACGGTTTCCGCCGTGAGGGGTATTCGCCGGAGATGCTGTTCATCGACGGCGCCTGGCGGGACCACGAACGATGGGCCATCACGTCCACCATGATGGGCATCGTCCCGGATAGTCCGCACCCGACGCTGCCCGCTCGCTGA
- a CDS encoding SDR family oxidoreductase, producing the protein MRIAVAGATGNIGRLTVAALERDGHDVVRISRSLGVDLMTGEGLDKALDGVESVVDAISSNATDRDESVAYFGTTTRNLLAAEERAGVRHHVLLSIIGIHKVEGNAHYSGKREQERLVSAGSVPWTIVPAAQFHDFAEMVAGWMEQDGVATIAPLLVQPIAPADVAEVLAEIAVGDPQGRYTDVAGPEPQDLVDMARRTLAARGRTVKLVPTWSGLFGPAMAGNVLLPGEGARIAPTSFDEWLAAQH; encoded by the coding sequence ATGCGTATCGCAGTCGCCGGCGCCACCGGGAACATCGGCAGGCTCACCGTCGCCGCCCTCGAACGGGACGGGCACGACGTCGTACGGATCAGCCGCTCACTCGGCGTGGACCTGATGACGGGCGAGGGGCTCGACAAGGCCCTGGACGGCGTCGAGTCCGTCGTGGACGCGATCAGCTCGAACGCGACCGACCGGGACGAGTCGGTGGCGTACTTCGGCACGACCACCAGGAACCTGCTGGCCGCCGAGGAACGGGCGGGCGTCCGCCACCACGTGCTGCTCTCGATCATCGGCATCCACAAGGTGGAGGGCAACGCCCACTACTCCGGCAAGCGGGAGCAGGAACGCCTGGTGTCCGCCGGTTCCGTGCCGTGGACGATCGTGCCGGCCGCGCAGTTCCACGACTTCGCCGAGATGGTGGCGGGATGGATGGAGCAGGACGGCGTCGCCACGATCGCGCCGCTGCTGGTGCAGCCGATCGCGCCCGCCGACGTGGCCGAGGTGCTCGCCGAGATCGCGGTGGGCGACCCGCAGGGCCGTTACACCGACGTGGCCGGTCCCGAGCCGCAGGACCTCGTCGACATGGCCCGGCGCACCCTCGCGGCACGCGGCCGTACGGTCAAGCTGGTGCCGACCTGGTCGGGACTCTTCGGCCCGGCGATGGCCGGCAACGTGCTGCTGCCCGGAGAAGGCGCCCGCATCGCGCCGACCTCCTTCGACGAGTGGCTCGCGGCCCAGCACTAG
- a CDS encoding RrF2 family transcriptional regulator, with translation MKLPASTEWVLHCATTLAQLDPGATASAAQLADYFDVPAPYLAKQLQALVKAGVLAAMTGPRGGFRLARAASDITLLQIVEAIDGGSSPYECREIRQQGRGALPPEDCQGVCIIAEKMADAHRAWRSSLAGVTLADILDGLPEWAPARTRSRISATR, from the coding sequence ATGAAGCTGCCTGCGAGCACCGAGTGGGTGTTGCACTGCGCCACCACGCTGGCGCAGCTCGATCCGGGAGCCACCGCCTCGGCGGCGCAGCTCGCGGACTACTTCGACGTTCCGGCGCCCTATCTGGCCAAGCAGTTGCAGGCGCTCGTCAAAGCCGGTGTGCTGGCCGCGATGACCGGCCCGCGGGGCGGCTTCCGGCTCGCGCGGGCGGCTTCCGACATCACGTTGCTGCAGATCGTCGAGGCGATCGACGGCGGCTCCTCGCCGTACGAGTGCCGCGAGATCCGCCAGCAGGGACGGGGTGCCCTGCCTCCCGAGGACTGCCAGGGCGTCTGCATCATCGCCGAGAAGATGGCCGACGCGCACCGGGCGTGGCGCAGCAGCCTCGCGGGGGTCACGCTCGCCGACATCCTCGACGGGCTGCCCGAATGGGCGCCCGCCCGCACCCGGTCACGCATATCGGCCACACGCTGA
- a CDS encoding NAD-dependent succinate-semialdehyde dehydrogenase, translated as MTTATPSVTRRSIASVNPYNDEVLAEFPAMTDEEAGRAVAAAHQAFQEWRSLAPAERAAVVGRAASLMRERQEELARTVTLEMGKLIGESRGEADLSADILSYYAEHGPAFLADRPLPVEEGNAVVANRPLGALLGIMPWNYPLYQVARFAAPNLVAGNTILLKHASNCPQSALALERLFHDAGAPPGVYVNLFLPSARVGTVIDDPLIQGVSLTGSDRAGAGAAERAGRNIEKTVLELGGSDPFIVLDTEDFDRTVEAAAVGRLSNMGQSCVSAKRMILLPHVYRRFVEELRRRFEALVPGDPLDPDTTLGPLSSEQAAANLVSQVRDTVAQGATLVTGGDRIGRPGAFVQPTILTDVRPGMRAYREELFGPVAVIYQVADENEAVALANDTPYGLGGAVFCRDLDRARRVAERLDAGMVWINHPTSSHPALPFGGIKCSGYGRELADLGIEEFVNKKLIRTFPTTVPIGFATG; from the coding sequence ATGACCACCGCCACGCCATCCGTGACACGCAGGTCCATCGCCAGCGTGAATCCGTACAACGACGAGGTCCTCGCCGAGTTTCCCGCCATGACCGACGAGGAGGCGGGCCGGGCCGTCGCGGCGGCTCACCAGGCCTTCCAGGAGTGGAGATCGCTCGCCCCGGCAGAACGGGCCGCCGTGGTCGGCCGGGCGGCCTCTCTCATGCGCGAACGCCAGGAGGAACTCGCCCGGACGGTGACGCTGGAAATGGGCAAGCTCATCGGCGAGAGCCGCGGAGAGGCGGACCTGTCGGCGGACATCCTGAGCTACTACGCCGAGCATGGGCCCGCCTTCCTCGCCGACCGCCCGCTTCCCGTCGAGGAGGGGAATGCCGTGGTGGCCAACCGGCCGCTCGGCGCGCTCCTCGGGATCATGCCGTGGAACTACCCGCTTTACCAGGTCGCCCGCTTCGCGGCGCCGAACCTGGTCGCCGGCAACACGATCCTGCTCAAGCACGCGAGCAACTGCCCGCAGTCGGCGCTCGCGTTGGAGCGGCTGTTCCACGACGCCGGCGCGCCGCCCGGGGTCTACGTCAACCTGTTCCTGCCGTCGGCGCGAGTGGGCACTGTGATCGACGATCCCCTGATCCAGGGTGTCTCCCTCACCGGCAGTGATCGTGCGGGCGCCGGCGCCGCCGAAAGGGCGGGACGCAACATCGAGAAGACCGTGCTCGAACTCGGGGGGAGCGATCCGTTCATCGTGCTCGACACGGAGGACTTCGACCGGACCGTGGAGGCCGCGGCGGTCGGCCGGCTGTCCAACATGGGGCAGAGTTGCGTGAGCGCCAAGCGGATGATCCTCCTGCCGCACGTCTACCGCCGCTTCGTCGAGGAACTGCGCCGCAGGTTCGAGGCGCTCGTCCCGGGCGACCCGCTGGACCCGGACACCACGCTGGGGCCGCTGTCCTCGGAGCAGGCCGCCGCGAACCTCGTGAGCCAGGTACGCGACACAGTGGCGCAGGGGGCGACCCTGGTGACCGGCGGCGACCGGATCGGCCGGCCCGGCGCCTTCGTCCAGCCGACCATCCTGACGGACGTCAGGCCGGGCATGCGGGCGTACCGCGAGGAACTGTTCGGGCCGGTGGCGGTGATCTACCAGGTGGCCGACGAGAACGAGGCCGTGGCGCTGGCGAACGACACACCGTACGGCCTCGGCGGCGCGGTCTTCTGCAGGGACCTCGACCGGGCGCGGCGGGTGGCGGAGCGGCTCGACGCGGGAATGGTCTGGATCAACCACCCGACCTCCTCCCACCCCGCCCTGCCGTTCGGCGGTATCAAATGCTCTGGATATGGGAGAGAACTGGCGGATCTCGGCATCGAGGAGTTCGTCAACAAGAAGCTGATCCGGACCTTCCCGACGACCGTACCGATCGGCTTCGCCACGGGGTGA
- a CDS encoding TIGR03621 family F420-dependent LLM class oxidoreductase: MSKEFRFGIVAGMAPDAAAWTATARHAEDLGYSTLLVPDTLGTLPPLLAMTAAATVTTTLRVGTFVLAAPYRNPPQLAHELAGLDFLSGGRLEVGVGAGRPAAEEDARALGMPYGTAAERIAQVRTVISEVRTAFAGTNAFSKSTVQRQGPPIMIAGAGPRMLALAAEEADIVALAVQADTTEEGLRGPIGTLRAAAGARFDDVELSMNLLQIGDEPPPWVPEGLRTPSAEAAAILRGSPREMADTLLRRRDELGLSYITVGGFFADALAPVVELLAGS; encoded by the coding sequence ATGAGCAAGGAATTCCGTTTCGGGATCGTCGCAGGCATGGCCCCTGATGCCGCCGCGTGGACGGCGACGGCCCGCCATGCCGAGGACCTCGGCTACTCGACCCTGCTCGTCCCCGACACGCTGGGGACGCTGCCGCCGCTGCTCGCGATGACCGCCGCGGCCACCGTCACGACGACGCTGCGCGTGGGCACGTTCGTGCTGGCCGCGCCCTACCGCAATCCCCCGCAGCTCGCGCACGAGCTCGCCGGGCTCGACTTCCTGTCCGGCGGACGGCTCGAGGTCGGCGTGGGGGCCGGGCGGCCCGCCGCCGAGGAGGACGCCCGGGCGCTCGGCATGCCGTACGGCACGGCGGCCGAACGCATCGCGCAGGTCCGCACGGTGATCAGCGAGGTGCGGACGGCCTTCGCCGGGACCAACGCCTTCTCCAAGAGCACCGTGCAGCGCCAGGGGCCACCGATCATGATCGCGGGAGCCGGTCCCCGCATGCTGGCGCTCGCGGCGGAGGAGGCCGACATCGTCGCGCTCGCCGTACAGGCCGACACGACGGAGGAGGGCCTGCGCGGGCCCATCGGCACGCTACGGGCGGCGGCCGGCGCGAGGTTCGACGACGTCGAGCTGAGCATGAACCTGCTCCAGATCGGCGACGAGCCGCCCCCATGGGTGCCTGAGGGGCTCAGAACCCCGTCGGCGGAGGCCGCCGCCATCCTGCGCGGCTCGCCTCGCGAGATGGCCGACACGCTGCTGCGCCGTCGCGACGAGCTGGGCCTGTCCTACATCACCGTCGGCGGCTTCTTCGCCGACGCCCTCGCCCCCGTGGTCGAACTCCTCGCCGGCAGCTGA
- the rarD gene encoding EamA family transporter RarD: protein MPDTRRGVLYGVAAYTMWGLFPLYWPLLKPSGAVEILAHRMVWSLVVVVTLLAVRRHWSWIRAITRRQLILLALAAVTVSVNWGVYIYAVNTGHVVESALGYFINPLVSVLFGVLIFRERLRRWQWIAVGLGTVAVLILTLDYGRLPWIALALAASFGTYGLIKKAAGVGSAESLTIETLVLLVPALGYLVVLQTNGTGTFGNHGLGHALLLVVSGLITAVPLMFFTASALRVPLTVIGLLQYIAPVLQFLCGVLIAHETMPVSRWAGFVVVWLALSVFTWDSVRSARTARLERAAALETV, encoded by the coding sequence ATGCCTGATACGCGCCGAGGTGTCCTGTATGGCGTCGCCGCCTACACCATGTGGGGCCTGTTCCCTCTCTACTGGCCTCTGCTCAAGCCGTCCGGCGCCGTGGAGATCCTCGCCCACCGGATGGTCTGGTCGCTGGTCGTGGTGGTCACGCTCCTCGCGGTACGCCGCCACTGGTCGTGGATCCGCGCCATCACACGCCGCCAGCTCATCCTCCTCGCCCTCGCGGCCGTCACGGTCTCGGTCAACTGGGGCGTGTACATCTACGCCGTCAACACCGGGCATGTGGTGGAAAGCGCGCTCGGCTACTTCATCAATCCCCTGGTCAGCGTGCTGTTCGGGGTGCTGATCTTCCGGGAGCGGCTGCGCCGGTGGCAGTGGATCGCCGTCGGTCTGGGCACTGTCGCGGTCCTCATCCTGACGCTCGACTACGGGCGTCTCCCGTGGATCGCCCTCGCGCTCGCCGCCAGCTTCGGCACGTACGGCCTGATCAAGAAGGCGGCGGGGGTGGGCAGCGCGGAGAGCCTGACCATCGAGACGCTCGTGCTGCTGGTGCCGGCCCTGGGCTACCTGGTCGTCCTCCAGACGAACGGCACCGGGACCTTCGGCAACCACGGCCTCGGCCACGCGCTGCTGCTGGTGGTGTCCGGTCTCATCACCGCGGTGCCGCTGATGTTCTTCACGGCCTCCGCGCTGCGGGTGCCGCTCACCGTCATCGGCCTGCTCCAGTACATCGCCCCGGTGCTGCAGTTCCTGTGCGGGGTGCTGATCGCCCACGAGACCATGCCCGTCAGCCGGTGGGCCGGGTTCGTGGTCGTCTGGCTCGCGCTGAGCGTGTTCACCTGGGACAGCGTGCGCTCCGCCCGTACGGCCCGGCTGGAGCGCGCGGCCGCGCTCGAGACCGTCTGA